The nucleotide window TTCGGCCAATTCGTCGTCTCTCATGTGGCTCACATCTTTTCCATTTAAAATATAAGTCCCGGAAGTAGGCGTGTCCAAACACCCTAATAAATTCATTAATGTTGATTTTCCTGATCCCGAAGGCCCCATCAAGGCTACATATTCTCCTTTATTAATTTCTAAATCGATGCCCTTTAATACATATACAATTTCATTTCCAAGTGCAAAATCTCGTTTTATATTGGTAATTTTTATAAGTGGCTTTTTCATTAGGATTAATATTGGTTGCTTCGCCAGTTCGCTTTTTGAGCTTTTGAGCAGATTATTGATTTATGTTTTTAAAAGTACAAAAGACTTTTAATTTATTCATAAGTAGTTATAGACTGAATTTTGTTACATGCTTTTTGGTTTTAGGTATTTTTAATTATTTGGCACGAAATTTGGGTTATGAAATCATATATTAGAAAATAGTATTTTGTGTATATAATTCAAAATCTAAATAGAAAGTTAAATAGTGTTAATTTTTTTAAAAAACGTATTTAGTCGATAAAAATATAAATTTTAACGATTTTTTAGAAATAAAATTTATTGAAGAATTGTAGCTTTGCATTATAAGTTTATGAGTTAGTTAGTAGGTTATCAAATTCAAACTTTACTATTTTGAACGTTTTTTTTAATCTTTAATTTTATTTGGTTAGGTTTTAGATTTTGTTTTTCAAAATGAAAATTGACAGTCATGGGGGTGACTGTCTTTTTTTTGTCTTAATTTATTGTTACAAAAAAGAGTTTTTGTATGCACAAATGGTATTATTGAATATTTTGAGTTTTGGAATAAAAAAAACGCCTTATTATCAAGGCGCTTTTTATAAAATTGTTAGTTCGATATTTTGTAAATCTTAGTAATGTCTTTTAATATTTCGGTAAAGTTGATATCAAGATCTATTAGTTTACCACTGTGAATATCAAAAATCCATCCATATACTTTGAGGTTTCGCTCATTATTTGCTTTTTGAACTTCCGCAGTTTTAATAACATTAATGCATTGTTCCTGAACATTCAATTCGACTAGCTTTTTGTATTTTTCCTCTTCATTTGTTATGGCATCAAGTGTTTTTCGATGGAGTCGATAAACATCCCTGATATTTCTCAACCATGGATTTAGTATTCCCAAGTCAGATTGTTGCATGGCAGCATGAACACCGCCACAGCCATAATGCCCGCACACAACAATGTGATTAACTTTTAAATGAACAACTGCATAGTTGATAACTGACATGGAATTCAAATCGGTATTGGGAACCATATTGGCAATGTTGCGATGTACAAAAACTTCTCCTGGTTCAAGTCCCATAAGTTCCTCGGCTGAAACCCGACTGTCTGAACAACCAATGTACAGAAATTCCGGAGCTTGCCCTTTTGAGAGTTTCTCAAAATAATGCTCGTCCATTTCGAGTTGTTTAATCACCCATTTTTTATTGTTTTCAAAAATTTGTTTGATTTTCATATTGAAGGGTTTAATTGTTTAAAAGTTTAATTGTTTAAAGGTTTAATCTTTTTAGGTTTAATTCCTAGAAGCTCTGCTTGGTTTTTTTTGCCACAAATTCACAGATTAAAAAAGGATTTTTAAAAATCCATAAATCTGAGGTTACTAATTTCTATTTTCAAATCTCTAACTTCTGATTATAAAATGTTGTTTGGGTTGTTCGTATCTAAAGAAAACGAGTCCCCATTGAAAAGTGTCGATGCTTACGGTAACCTTTGGATGATTTTTTACAATTTCCCAGGTTTCTTCCATTTCTGAAGACCAATGAATATCGTCTAAAATCCATACTGTTTCGTTGTTTATCGTAGGTAAAAGTAATTCGAAGTATTCTAAAGTGGCTTTTTTAGAATGATTGCCGTCGAAATAAATGAGATTGAAGATTTTAGATTTTAGATTGCAGATTTGTAAGTAATCGTTAAACTCACCTGTAATGCATTCTACATTAGTAATATCGTATGATTGCAATTGATTTTTTGCAATTGCCATTGTGTTAGGGCATCCTTCTAATGTTGTGATAGTAGCTTTTGGATTCCCTAAGGCTAAGGAAGAAGTCGCTAATCCCAATGAAGTTCCAATTTCCAGAATATTTTGTGGTTGAAAATAGTTGGTGATTCTGAACAATAACTCGGCTCGTTTGCGACTGATTCCCGCGTTTTTGGCAATTTCGTTTATTGCTCTTGTGTTGGATTTGAAAACTTTGGAACCTGCACCAAAATCGGTTACTTCGATAGTGTTTTTATTTTGCAAAAGCGAGTTTCTATACTCTTTTAAAATACTGTATTCTGGTTTGATTTTTTTATCATAAAAGCATTTTGTCAATAAATTAAAGACAAATGGCGAATGCACAGCGTGTTCGTTTTTGGAATGCCACAGAAATTGTAAATATGATTTTATTTGGAATAACATAGAAATTACGCAAAGGTTCACTAAGAAAACGCGAAGATACACAGAGATTTTTTAAAAATTTAAAAACAAAAAATTAAACTTTATAAGAATCTGTATTCGTTTTGTGTCTCTTATAGAAATAGTTTGGGGCTTTAAACACTATATTTGCATCGCAGCATTTTTTTCAATGAATGAGCTGTTTTTTATAAATGATAATGGAAGAAATAAAAGAAAAGATTGTAATAAATACTGAAGAAATTGATAGGTGCATCGCTATTCTGACGCAATTGAATATTGATACCGAGCAGATATTTGAAATCCCAAAAGAACAAAGAACTGCTTTAATTAAAGCGGCTGGACAATTTTCGCGTCCCGATCGTGATGAGTTTGCCAAAAGAAAGAAAGATGCGAAAGCACTGGCCAAACGTAAACAGGAAAAGAAAGATAGAACTGCCCGTAAAGAAACAGGAATTCGTTCAGCACGTGAAGCGACAGTCTTTGTGGCTCCAAAATTATTGGCTTTGAATGAGTTTGCAAGTAAAGAGGAATTGGAACTCGAAACGCCAAGAAAATGTTATGTATGCAAAACGGAATTTACCAGAATGCATCATTTTTACGACTCGATGTGTACAGATTGCGGTGATTTTAATTATGCCAAGCGTTTTCAATCGGCTGATGTAAAAGGTCAAATTGCAGTGGTCACAGGTTCCCGTTTAAAAATTGGTTATCATATTACTTTAATGCTTTTGCGCGGAGGTGCGACGGTTATTGCAACGACACGTTTTCCGGTGGATTCGGCATTGCGTTTTTCTAAGGAAGAGGATTTCCATGAATGGGGTGACCGTTTGAAAATTCACGGATTGGATTTGCGTCATATTCCGAGTGTGGAGATTTTTTGCAATTTTATTGAACAAAAATACGGTCGATTGGATATTCTAATCAATAATGCTGCTCAAACTGTGAGACGACCGGCTGGTTTTTATACTCATTTAATGGAAAATGAAGAACGACCAATTGGTTCTTTGCCGCAACAAGCACAAGATTTATTGCTCGATCATACTAATTGTTTGGAAGAACTAAAAGTGTTGACAACAGGAGCTTCTTCCAATCAAAATATGCCTGTAACCTGGCACGGGCCTGAACCTGGAATTGGTTTAAGGGCTTCCGCCAAATTATCACAGATTCCTTATTCGTTTGACAATACTTTGGTTGCACAGGAAGTTTTTCCCGAAGGGGAGCTTGATGCCGACTTGCAACAAGTTGATTTGAGAAAAGTTAACAGTTGGCGATTGAAATTAGGACAAATTGAAACTACCGAGATGATCGAAGTGCAATTGGTCAATTCAGTTGCGCCTTTTGTGTTGTGCAATCGTCTTTCGGAAGTGATGAAAAAGGACAATACCGGAAAAAAACATATTATCAATGTTTCGGCGATGGAGGGAAAATTTTACCGTGATTTTAAGGAAGATCGTCACCCGCATACCAATATGGCAAAAGCAGCATTGAATATGCTGACACATACTGCAGCAGGGACTTTGGCAAAAGACGGAATTTTTATGAATGCTGTCGATACCGGTTGGGTGACTGATGAAGATCCCGCTGAATTAGCCAAACGGAAACAGGAAGAACAAGACTTTCAGCCGCCGTTGGATATCGTAGATGGTGCCGCTCGTGTGATGGATCCGTTATTTGACGGAATCAACACCGGAAAGCATTGGTCCGGAAAATTCCTGAAAGATTACCGACCTATCGCTTGGTAAAACTTTTTGTTATAAAACTGAAAACCACAACGGAATTTATTCTGTTGTGGTTTTATTGTTTTTAATCTTTAGCCTAAATTAGTTTATTGATGGTTTATAACAAGAATGTTTAAAGGTGTTAAATATATTGTAATTTTTTTTAGTTAATTGTAAATCAATTATTTGTTTATGTTCGACCTCTGAATAAATATCAAATATTAAAGTAATCCATCAAAAATTAAGGTGTAAATTGTAAGCAAGGTTTTTTGATCTTTATTTTGTTAATAATCAGCGAAATGTGTTTTGTTTTTCTGTGTATTGAACAACCTTTTTTAATGATTTATTATAAGTCCTTCAATTAATTTTTTATTTATGAGTACAGTAATTAATGCAAGTCAAGAGTTAGTAAAACAAAGTAGAAAAGACACCGTTCAGTATATAAACCTCCAATTGGCTTCACTGGGACAGCCTATTTACAAGGACGATGAAGATTCAGAACAACCTTTTTGCAATCCAAAATTTCAGGAATTAACCAACGGTTTGATCAAAAATTTTCGTGAGAAATCAAGGTTGTTGTCCAGTCATCTTTCACCAGCGGATACCAGAATTCAGAACTTTTTAAATGATTATCTAAAAGAAGTTCCTTTTGATAAATCTTATCTTTTGCCAAATGATACTTTAGTCCTAACACAAAGTGGTCATGCAAGAGAATTGAGTTTGCCTCCTAATGGAACTGTTTTTAAGGGGGAGGACGTTACTTCATACAGAATTAAACAAGGGATTTTGAACAATCCAACCAATGATAAAAGGACTACCGTAGGTACTTTTCATATTGTGGAGGGGAATTTACCAGTACCTTTGGATAAAAAAGAAGTTCCTAAAATTGCTTTTGCACATTTTCTGAATGCAGCTTTTAATCCTTCGGATGAGTTAAAAATATTGCCTTTTACGTCTAATCAAGAAGAAAAAGCCAAATTGATGGTTTCGTTGTTAATGCGACCAATGGTTTGCCCGGAAGTAAAAGGGATTATTTCTAAAAAGTCGATGGAAGTCCGATTTTTTGCACCGGGAAGTTTGGTAAGTAATTTGGATTTCGTAGAAGCTATTTTTGGAAATGCCGGTGATCCGGGTCTTGCCCAAAATGATGCCGCTTTGGATACTGAACATTGGACAGGTCACACCGGTTGTGTTATTCTTGCTCCGCAATTACGTTTGTTAAAGAAAAAAGACATTGGTTTGCCTCATTTTGATAACGCCACAGACCGTCAAAAAAGTGAAGGAATGTGCTGGAAAGATGAAAATGAGTTGTATAATAATGGAGGCGCCTTTAAAGTAACTTGCAGAGACGATAGAGGAGTGGTGGTTACCATAATTGCCGATAATTACTATGGCTATTCTAAAAAAGAAATCAAAACTCAAATCAGTTATTCGGCTAATTTATTTGGATTGGTAGAGGAAGAACATTCGGGTGGAGCGATTGCATATCCTCGCGGTGTAATGGGGGATATTGTCGATGGTGCAGCTTATTCGGAGAAATTTGGGAATCAATATAATTTTGAAGGAGTAAAAGCTTTTTTGGGCAATAGAATAGAGGTAAAGCCAGGTAATTATGCGATTGATAAAAAGTATCCAAATTTGGTTTACATACCAGAAAACGCTTATATAAACACAAATACGAACAGCATAACCTGGACATACAAAGATGCTGAACAAAAGTTAATTCTATCTCCAAATAAAGTTTACATTCACCCTACGGGAAATAAATTCAAATTAGAAAAACACAATGCCATTGCTTTGTGGAGAATTGTAAATACGTCCCCGGAAGGTGTTTTTTGCCACAAACCTTGTACGGTTTCGGGTGGTGGAAAATCGGAGATTTCCAAATCGATGCAAAATGCGATTACCTACAGCGCATTTAACATTATAGATATTGAAGAAGATTTTAAAAAGGCAGATGAAATCATTGAATACAATTATTCCAACCGATGGAAGAAAAAAGATCCATCATTGCCGCCTTCAAGAACGTTTTTGGATCAGCGTAGAACTTTAGGTTCGGCAGTAAAATTGTTAACGCCTTCGGAGGAAAACAGTGATGAGTTCAATGAATTTATCAAAAATATTCCTGTGCATATCCGATCTTTGGTATTGTTTGTAAAACGATTGTATCGTCAGGATCATGGCGCTTTGAACTGGAAAGATTGCATGTCGGTTGAAATTATGAATGGTAAAAACGGAACAGGTTTGCAATACCATAACACTCCGGTTGTGGGAAGTTATGTTCGAATCGGTTTTAATCAAAAAGGAGTTTGGCTATTGAATAAATTGCGTTCTGATTTTTCTGCGAGTCAAAAAATCCAGATGGAGGACGATATTTCGGCATCAATCACTTTACCAAGAAATCAGATAAAAAATCTTAATCCGCAATATACCAACCAAAGTTTAAAAGTGGTTGCCAACTGTGAAGCGCATTTGTTCCAAAGACCTGATGAAGCAATTATCAGAGGGTATGATAAAGGTGCCGAATTGGATATTGTGAGCGACAATGTGTTTTTGACCAACTATGAATTGTTGAGAAAGAAAGATGCTATTGAGATTTTTGAAGACACTATCAATTTTGATAAATATACCCAGCCGGTTAAGGATTTGATTTTAAATATTGTAAATAGTCCAAACGAAGAGGAATA belongs to Flavobacterium aquiphilum and includes:
- a CDS encoding carbonic anhydrase, with translation MKIKQIFENNKKWVIKQLEMDEHYFEKLSKGQAPEFLYIGCSDSRVSAEELMGLEPGEVFVHRNIANMVPNTDLNSMSVINYAVVHLKVNHIVVCGHYGCGGVHAAMQQSDLGILNPWLRNIRDVYRLHRKTLDAITNEEEKYKKLVELNVQEQCINVIKTAEVQKANNERNLKVYGWIFDIHSGKLIDLDINFTEILKDITKIYKISN
- a CDS encoding O-methyltransferase produces the protein MLFQIKSYLQFLWHSKNEHAVHSPFVFNLLTKCFYDKKIKPEYSILKEYRNSLLQNKNTIEVTDFGAGSKVFKSNTRAINEIAKNAGISRKRAELLFRITNYFQPQNILEIGTSLGLATSSLALGNPKATITTLEGCPNTMAIAKNQLQSYDITNVECITGEFNDYLQICNLKSKIFNLIYFDGNHSKKATLEYFELLLPTINNETVWILDDIHWSSEMEETWEIVKNHPKVTVSIDTFQWGLVFFRYEQPKQHFIIRS
- a CDS encoding SDR family NAD(P)-dependent oxidoreductase — protein: MIMEEIKEKIVINTEEIDRCIAILTQLNIDTEQIFEIPKEQRTALIKAAGQFSRPDRDEFAKRKKDAKALAKRKQEKKDRTARKETGIRSAREATVFVAPKLLALNEFASKEELELETPRKCYVCKTEFTRMHHFYDSMCTDCGDFNYAKRFQSADVKGQIAVVTGSRLKIGYHITLMLLRGGATVIATTRFPVDSALRFSKEEDFHEWGDRLKIHGLDLRHIPSVEIFCNFIEQKYGRLDILINNAAQTVRRPAGFYTHLMENEERPIGSLPQQAQDLLLDHTNCLEELKVLTTGASSNQNMPVTWHGPEPGIGLRASAKLSQIPYSFDNTLVAQEVFPEGELDADLQQVDLRKVNSWRLKLGQIETTEMIEVQLVNSVAPFVLCNRLSEVMKKDNTGKKHIINVSAMEGKFYRDFKEDRHPHTNMAKAALNMLTHTAAGTLAKDGIFMNAVDTGWVTDEDPAELAKRKQEEQDFQPPLDIVDGAARVMDPLFDGINTGKHWSGKFLKDYRPIAW